The Streptomyces rubrogriseus genomic sequence GCCGTCGTCGTGTTCTTCCTGCTCATGCTGCTGCCCGCGGACGACTGGAATCAACGTGCCGGACGTTCGATCTTCTTCCTGATCGGCGCGGCCTTCTCGGCGGCCACCGGCTATATCGGCATGTGGCTCGCGGTACGCAGCAATGTGCGCGTCGCCGCGGCGGCCCGGGAAGCGACTCCGGCGCCCGGCGAACCGGAAAAGGATCTCACTCTCGTCTCGCACAAAGCGACGAAGATCGCGTTTCGCACGGGCGGCGTCGTCGGCATGTTCACGGTGGGGCTCGGCCTGCTGGGCGCCTGCTGCGTGGTGCTGGTGTACGCGGCCGACGCGCCGAAGGTCCTGGAGGGCTTCGGCCTCGGTGCCGCGCTGATCGCGATGTTCATGCGGGTCGGCGGCGGCATCTTCACCAAGGCCGCCGACGTCGGTGCCGACCTGGTCGGCAAGGTCGAGCAGGGCATTCCGGAGGACGATCCGCGCAATGCCGCGACCATCGCCGACAACGTGGGCGACAACGTCGGCGACTGCGCGGGCATGGCCGCCGACCTCTTCGAGTCGTACGCGGTCACCCTGGTGGCCGCGCTGATCCTCGGCAAGGTGGCGTTCGGCGACTCCGGGCTGGCGTTCCCGCTGCTGGTCCCGGCGATCGGCGTGCTCACCGCCATGATCGGCATCTTCGCGGTGGCGCCCCGGCGCTCCGACCGCAGCGGCATGAGCGCGATCAACCGGGGATTCTTCATCTCCGCGGTGATCTCGCTGGTGCTGGTGGCGGTCGCCGTCTTCGTCTACCTGCCCGGCAAGTACGCCGACCTCGACGGTGTCACCGACGCGGCGATCGCGGGCAAGGGCGGCGACCCGCGGATCCTCGCGCTGGTCGCCGTCGCGATCGGCATCGTGCTCGCCGCCCTGATCCAGCAGCTCACCGGATACTTCACCGAGACCACCAGGCGCCCGGTCAAGGACATCGGCAAGACCTCGCTCACCGGTCCCGCCACCGTCGTCCTCGCCGGAATCTCGCTCGGCCTCGAATCCGCCGTCTACACCGCCCTGTTGATCGGCCTCGGCGTCTACGGGGCCTTCCTGCTCGGCGGTACGTCGATCATGCTGGCGCTGTTCGCGGTGGCGCTGGCCGGCACCGGCCTGCTCACCACGGTCGGCGTGATCGTCGCCATGGACACCTTCGGGCCGGTCTCCGACAACGCGCAGGGCATCGCCGAGATGTCCGGCGACGTCGAGGGCGCCGGCGCCCAGGTGCTCACCGACCTGGACGCCGTAGGCAACACCACCAAGGCCATCACCAAGGGCATCGCCATCGCCACCGCCGTACTCGCCGCCGCGGCCCTGTTCGGGTCGTACCGCGACGCGATCACCACCGGCGCGGCGGACGTGGGCGAGAAACTCAGCGGCGAGGGCGCGCCGATGAACCTGATGATGGACATCTCACAGCCCAACAACCTCGTCGGGCTCATCGCCGGCGCGGCGGTCGTCTTCCTCTTCTCGGGGCTGGCGATCAACGCGGTGTCGCGGTCGGCGGGCGCGGTGGTCTACGAGGTGCGGCGGCAGTTCCGGGAACGGCCCGGAATCATGGACTACAGCGAGAAACCCGAGTACGGCAAGGTCGTCGACATCTGCACCAGGGACGCCTTGCGGGAACTCGCCACGCCCGGACTGCTCGCCGTGATGGCGCCCATCTTCATCGGGTTCACGCTCGGCGTCGGCGCGCTCGGCGCGTTCCTGGCGGGCGCGATCGGCGCCGGGACGCTGATGGCGGTGTTCCTCGCCAACTCCGGCGGTTCCTGGGACAACGCCAAGAAACTCGTCGAGGACGGCCATCACGGCGGCAAGGGCAGCGAGGCCCATGCCGCCACCGTGATCGGTGACACGGTCGGCGACCCGTTCAAGGACACCGCGGGTCCGGCGATCAACCCGCTGCTGAAGGTCATGAACCTGGTGGCGCTGCTCATCGCGCCGGCGGTCATCAAGTTCTCCTACGGAGCCGACAAGAGCGTCGGCGTACGGGTGCTGATCGCCGTCGTCTCGTTCGCCGTCATCGCGGCGGCCGTCTACGTGTCCAAGCGGCGCGGGATCGCCATGGGCGACGAGGACGACGCCGACCCGGAACCCAAGTCGGCGGATCCGGCGGTGGTTTCGTAGCCTCCGCCCTCCGGACCACCGCACGGGTCCGGTCCGGGCCCCGCTCAAGGAACGGGCGGACGGCGCGTGTTGACGCGTCGTCCGCCCGTTTCGCGCCCGCGCGCGCCGTCTCACCGTGAGCCTTCTCTCTCTTGGTGCAAATGGCTTCAATACCGTCATAACGGATGTTCGTCCGGTCGATGTCCCCCATCCGGCGTGTATGTTCCGGGGCCGAGAGCCATGGAAGGGACCAATCCGGTGAACAAGAAGCTCGCGGCCGCACTGTCCGGCGGTGCGGTACTGGTACTGGCGCTGACGGGATGCAGCAGCAGCGACGACAACGAGAAGTTGGACTCCTGGGCCAAGGACGTCTGCGAGGGTGTGCAGCCGCAGGCCAAGAAGATCGAGGCGGCCAACGCGGCCATCCAGAAGGAGACCTCGGACAACAGCACCCCCGCCGAGGTCCAGAAGACCGACGCCAAGGCGTTCCAGGACATGTCCGACGCCTACAAGGCGATGGGCGCCACCGTGCAGAAGGCCGGTCCGCCGGACGTCGACGACGGCGAGAAGAAGCAGAAGGACGCGGTCACCGAGCTGAACGGCCTCTCCGCCTCGTACGCCTCCCTGCGCAAGCAGGTGGAGGAGCTCGACACCAAGGACCAGGCCAAGTTCGCCGACGGCCTCAAGGACATCGCCACCGAGCTGAACAAGCTCAGCAAGAGCGGCAGCAACGCGCTGAAGACCCTGGAGGAGGGCGACGTCGGCCAGGCAATGGCCAAGCAGCCCAGCTGCAAGTCGGCCTCGGTGACCCCGTCGGCCGCCGAGGGCTGACCGGGCCGAAGACCCCGCGCGGACGCGGGGCGGGGTGCGGACCGCAGGGCCACAATGGGGGTGTGAGTAACGCCAGCCTGTCCCCCCTGCCCTCCGCCGACCGCCCCGACGTCGCCACCCGGCTGCGGGACGCCCTGCTCGGGGCGTCCTTCACCGCCGACGGACTGCTGGAGCTGCTCGGCGCCCCCGCCTACGCGGCGCTGTCGCGCAGCGAGACCGTGCCCGCGCTCCGGGCGACCCGCGGCGACACGCCGCTGGAACTGCTCGTCCGGCTGTTCCTGCTCCAGCAACCCGTCCCCCACGCGCGCGTGGCGGACGTCCTGCCCGTCGACGCCTGCCTGGAGAGCGGCTGGCTCGACCGCGCGGGCGACGACGAGGTGACGGCCACCGTGGACGTACGGCCCTACGGCGGGCCCGGTGGCGAGGACTGGTTCGTCGTCTCCGACCTCGGCTGCGCGGTCGGCGGCGCCGGCGGCATCGGCAACCACGCCGAGGGCGTCGTCCTCGGCGTCGGCGGCGCCTCCACGACCCTGGCCGGCCTCACCGTCCGTACGCCCGTCTCCGCCGCCCTCGACCTCGGCACCGGCTCCGGCATCCAGGCGCTGCACGCCGCCGCGCACGCCACCCGCGTGACGGCCACCGACGTCAACCCGCGCGCGCTGCACATCACCGCGCTCACCCTCGCCCTGTCCGGAGCCCCGGCCGCCGACCTGCGCGAGGGCTCCCTCTACGAACCGGTCGCCGACGACGAGACGTACGACCTGATCGTCTCCAACCCGCCGTTCGTGATCTCGCCCGGCGCCCGGCTCACCTACCGCGACGGCGGGATGGGCGGGGACGATCTGTGCCGCTCGCTCGTTCAGCAGACGGGGGAGCGCCTGAACGAGGGCGGGTTCGCGCACTTCCTCGCCAACTGGCAGCACGTGGAGGGGGAGGAGTGGACGGACCGGCTGCGCTCCTGGGTGCCGCGCGGCTGCGACGCCTGGATCGTCCAGCGCGAGGTGCAGGACGTCACCCAGTACGCCGAGCTGTGGCTCCGGGACGCGGGCGACCACCGCGGTGATCCCGCCGACTACCAGGCGCGGTACGACGCCTGGCTGGACGAGTTCGAGGCGCGCAAGGTCAAGGCCGTCGGCTTCGGCTGGATCACGCTGCGCCGGACCGGGGCCGCGGACCCCTCGGTCGTCGCCGAGGAATGGCCGCACCCGGTCGAGCAGCCGCTCGGCGAGGCCGTGCGCGCCCACTTCGACCGCGTCGACTACCTGCGCTCCCACGACGACGCGGCCCTGCTGGAGGCGCACTTCACGCTGTCCGCCGAGGTCGTCCAGGAGCAGGTCGGGCTGCCCGGCGCCGAGGACCCGGAGCACGTCGTCCTGCGCCAGAACCGCGGGATGCGCCGGGCCACCCGGGTCGACACCGTCGGCGCCGGGTTCGCGGGCGTCTGCGACGGCACGATGAGCGCGGGCCGCATCCTGGACGCCATCGCCCAGCTGGTCGGCGAGGACCCGGTGGCCCTGCGCGACCGCACGCCCGCGCAGATCCGGCTGCTGGTGGAGCAGGGCTTCCTCGAACCGGCGTAGGGCGGCCCGGTCGCCGGGCGTGGGTGCGCGCACCCAATTTCTTTTCCCGTGGTCGCCCGCGCCGCCCGCCCCAGCCGGTGCACGGGACCCGGCCCCGCCCGACGGCACCCGGCGGATCCGTCGGCTCCCCGTTCACCTCGGGTTCGCCTGCCCGCCGCCCGTGCGTGACAGCCTCCCGGAGGCTGGACACGCGCGGGCTGGAGAAAAGGGGCACGGGGACCATGGAGAGCGGGCCGGCGATCTTCGCGGGAGTGGTGTTCGCCCTGTTCGGGGCCGGTCTGCTGGTGTGGACCACGACGCGGGTGCGGCACGGCCGGCCCGTCGCGCTCGGTGTGAGCCCCGTCGCATCCGCGACCGTCGCGAGCGTCGCCGGGGTGATCGCGCTGGGCGTCGGGGCGTGGTGCCTGGCGCAGGCGTGAGGAGCCGGTTGGCGGCCTCGGCCGAAGCGCCGCCCGAGTAACCGGGGGATCGCACTCCGGATACCCGCGTCGGGGCGGGTGAGCACTCCGGGCGGCAGGAACGGGGTTCGTCGGGTTACCGTTCGAGTGGCCGTTGCGGGCTTTTCCCGTTTGACACGGGGGCGGGAGGTACCGTCACACTCCGCAGCGTCACGATCGAAACACAGAACGACCCGACCCGGGACCACGCCCTGGGAAGGCCCAGCGTCGACCGGAGAGAAGAGCGAAGTTGTCCCCGACCAGCGAGACCGCGAACGGCGGCCGCCGACTCGTCATCGTCGAGTCGCCTGCCAAGGCGAAGACGATCAAGGGCTATCTCGGCCCTGGCTACGTCGTCGAGGCGAGCGTCGGGCACATTCGCGACCTCCCCAGCGGCGCGGCGGAGGTGCCGGAGAAGTACACCGGCGAGGTCCGCCGCCTCGGTGTGGACGTCGAACACGACTTCCAGCCGATCTACGTGGTCAACGCGGACAAGAAGTCCCAGGTCAAGAAGCTCAAGGACCTGCTGAAGGAGTCCGACGAACTCTTCCTCGCCACCGATGAGGACCGCGAGGGCGAGGCCATCGCCTGGCACCTCCAGGAAGTCCTCAAGCCGAAGATCCCGGTCAAGCGCATGGTGTTCCACGAGATCACCAAGGAGGCGATCCGCGCCGCCGTCGCCAACCCGCGCGAGCTGAACCAGAAGCTCGTCGACGCCCAGGAGACCCGCCGCATCCTCGACCGCCTCTACGGCTACGAGGTCTCGCCGGTCCTGTGGAAGAAGGTCATGCCGCGCCTGTCGGCCGGCCGCGTCCAGTCCGTCGCCACCCGGCTCGTCGTCGAGCGGGAACGCGAGCGCATCGCCTTCCGCTCCGCCGAGTACTGGGACCTCACCGGCACCTTCGCCACCGGCCGCGCGGGAGACGCCTCCGACCCGTCGTCGCTGGTCGCCCGCCTCCAGACGGTCGACGGACGGCGGGTCGCCCAGGGCCGCGACTTCGACTCCCTGGGGCAGCTCAAGAGCGCGAACACCCTCCACCTCGACGAGACGAACGCCCGCGCGCTCGCCGCCGCGCTGGAGAACACGCGCTTCGCCGTCCGCTCGGTCGAGTCCAAGCCGTACCGCCGCTCGCCCTACGCCCCGTTCCGTACGACGACGCTGCAGCAGGAGGCCTCGCGCAAGCTCGGCTTCGGCGCGAAGTCGACCATGCAGGTCGCTCAGAAGCTGTACGAGAACGGCTACATCACCTACATGCGTACGGACTCCACGACCCTGAGCGACACGGCGGTCTCCGCCGCCCGCGC encodes the following:
- a CDS encoding DUF7059 domain-containing protein; this encodes MSNASLSPLPSADRPDVATRLRDALLGASFTADGLLELLGAPAYAALSRSETVPALRATRGDTPLELLVRLFLLQQPVPHARVADVLPVDACLESGWLDRAGDDEVTATVDVRPYGGPGGEDWFVVSDLGCAVGGAGGIGNHAEGVVLGVGGASTTLAGLTVRTPVSAALDLGTGSGIQALHAAAHATRVTATDVNPRALHITALTLALSGAPAADLREGSLYEPVADDETYDLIVSNPPFVISPGARLTYRDGGMGGDDLCRSLVQQTGERLNEGGFAHFLANWQHVEGEEWTDRLRSWVPRGCDAWIVQREVQDVTQYAELWLRDAGDHRGDPADYQARYDAWLDEFEARKVKAVGFGWITLRRTGAADPSVVAEEWPHPVEQPLGEAVRAHFDRVDYLRSHDDAALLEAHFTLSAEVVQEQVGLPGAEDPEHVVLRQNRGMRRATRVDTVGAGFAGVCDGTMSAGRILDAIAQLVGEDPVALRDRTPAQIRLLVEQGFLEPA
- a CDS encoding sodium-translocating pyrophosphatase translates to MAELPTSHLAAAVLTDGNRALVAVIAVVALAALVLAGVLVRQVLAAGEGTDSMKKIAAAVQEGANAYLARQLRTLGVFAVVVFFLLMLLPADDWNQRAGRSIFFLIGAAFSAATGYIGMWLAVRSNVRVAAAAREATPAPGEPEKDLTLVSHKATKIAFRTGGVVGMFTVGLGLLGACCVVLVYAADAPKVLEGFGLGAALIAMFMRVGGGIFTKAADVGADLVGKVEQGIPEDDPRNAATIADNVGDNVGDCAGMAADLFESYAVTLVAALILGKVAFGDSGLAFPLLVPAIGVLTAMIGIFAVAPRRSDRSGMSAINRGFFISAVISLVLVAVAVFVYLPGKYADLDGVTDAAIAGKGGDPRILALVAVAIGIVLAALIQQLTGYFTETTRRPVKDIGKTSLTGPATVVLAGISLGLESAVYTALLIGLGVYGAFLLGGTSIMLALFAVALAGTGLLTTVGVIVAMDTFGPVSDNAQGIAEMSGDVEGAGAQVLTDLDAVGNTTKAITKGIAIATAVLAAAALFGSYRDAITTGAADVGEKLSGEGAPMNLMMDISQPNNLVGLIAGAAVVFLFSGLAINAVSRSAGAVVYEVRRQFRERPGIMDYSEKPEYGKVVDICTRDALRELATPGLLAVMAPIFIGFTLGVGALGAFLAGAIGAGTLMAVFLANSGGSWDNAKKLVEDGHHGGKGSEAHAATVIGDTVGDPFKDTAGPAINPLLKVMNLVALLIAPAVIKFSYGADKSVGVRVLIAVVSFAVIAAAVYVSKRRGIAMGDEDDADPEPKSADPAVVS